The Chloroflexota bacterium genome segment CCTTCTGGGAGAGCTGGTAGTTGTACGCCGCCTTGAGCAGCCGTGGCGACCAGGCGTTGTACTTGTTGCCATAGTTGGCTTCTTCCTGGCTGGCTTCGCCATCACCGTCGGTATCGATGAAGAAGTAGGGATATCCAGTCGGCGTGTACACGATCGGCGTGCCGATGACTTCCGTGGCATAGGCCTGGATAGCCGGGGAAAGCATCTCCTGCAGGCCCTGGATCTCCTCCATCACACCTTCTTCGACGTTGCCATCGCCATCGTAGTCGGCCTCAGAGCCCTCCATGCGCACCATGGCGAAATCCTCAACGGATTCGACATCGGTGTGGCAGGCCTGGCATTCCGCCAGTTTGATCTCAAGGGTATGGGAGCTATGGCAGCTGTCGCACGTGTTGTAGTCCTCGACATGGAAGAACTTGGCGTCGTAGGCCTTGCCGTCGTATTCATAACCACCCTGGGCCAGGGTACCATACTGGGTAGCGGCAGCCGGATAGTAGTGAACGTTTTTGAAGCCCAACTCCTCGCTGACAGTGTCCACATCCTCGGTCAACCCAGCTTCTTCGATGGCCGTATTGACACTGACCGTCGACTCGCGGCCCTGATGGCACTCCATGCAGCGAGCTTCATCACCCAGGCCAGTTATCTCGGCGCCCGAGGGAAATACCACACTATCCTTGTGGATCGTGGACTGGTTGTGGCAGGCAACACAGGTAACAGTAGAGCCTACCGGGTGATCTTCATTTACCACACCTGGCTCTGAACCATCCTCACCCAGGAAATCGAGATAACCACCCTCGCTGTGGCACTTGGCACAGTTGGCCGGCACCACGGCGGGATCATCCTCGTTCCAGTGGGCAAAGGCTTCTGCCTCGGCGTCCGCGTGGCCCGACGCCAGCCAGGCTTCGGCGAAGGGTACGGCAGAGAGATCTGGCTCCGGGCAAGGCTCGGCTTCGGGGCAGGGCTCCGGCTCTGAACAGGGTGCACATTCAGGGCAGGGCTCTGCAGGTGGACAATCGGGGCACTCCGGACACTCGACCGGAGTCGTTGCTGGCGCGGGTGCCGGTTGGCTGGGGGTACTACATGCAACAAGCAACAATCCCAATGCCAGCAGCACTACAATTAGCAGGTAGCTACGTTTCATCGGCTTCTCCTTCTCCGCTTACATGTGCGCCGCTATGGCGCCCACGAAGCTTGGTGAGCGCATTGAGATCAGTGGGGATATTCCTCCCAATGCGCGGGACGAATAGAGGGTAGGTTTTAAAAAGAAGGCGTCTACGAAACGGTAAATTGATTGGTGCCTTCATCATGTCCAAATAACACCACAATGTCAAGGAACCGTCGACGCGCACTACGTATTCCTACTTATACCAGCAAATTGAGTGGCGCGCCATGATATAGATCATATTTTCAACAGCAAATCATGAGAATCCCCGGTTTTTGTCCTGCATTTTCGCTCGTAGCCATTGGCAAACCAGTGAATTGGGCTATTTCCACCACGATTGTCATGGGAATCTTCCCCATGCCCTCCCGGTCAGTGCCCCACAAACGCCTGTCGCCCATGGAAACCAAGATGGGGACAATCCCCGATTGAAATCAACCCGGTCCGCATGTTAGACTGAACATAGGAAAGCTGTCGAAATACCGGAAGGGTTCACTGCAATGTTGATCTCTGCAGTTCAGTGGTAAAGGAGCATCGTCATGATAACCCCAGTAGTGTCGATCATCGGGCTGGCAATTCTCCGACTCGGTGTCCCGTTTGTATCCGTGATTCTATTAGGCATCGTTGCCCGGCGTATTGACCAGGCATTTCCGGTCACAACGTGATCGGTCTCTCGCCTCTCACTTCCAGCAGGAGAAATGCCATGCTAGGATTTTCTCTACACCACCGCATGCGATCCCGGCAGATGTTGCTGGCATGCGGTCTCACTCTCTTTCTTCTGGTCCTTCTACCGGTATCGGGGTTGGCCTATCAGTCCGAGCCAGAGTATTCGGGGCCGGAAAAGTGCGCGTTATGCCACATGGCAGAAACCCGTAGCTGGGAAAACTCCCCGCACGCTGGCGCGCTCTCATCGATCGAAGATGTCCACGAATTAGCCTGTGGTGAGGCCGGTTCCACCGTCGACTGCCAATGCATGACCTGTCATACAACCAACTTCGATCCCGATCTGCACACCTATGCCAGTGGCGGCGTAACCTGCGAGGCCTGCCACGGCGCCTACGTCGATGACCATCCGGAAAACGGCGTGATGCAGTTACAGGTCGACTCGGCTGTCTGCAGCAATTGTCATATAGAGACCCACAAGGAGTGGCAAGAGACAGCCCACGGCAATGCCAACGTGCAGTGCATCGGCTGTCACCAGGTCCACTCCCAGGATCTGAGGCTGACCGATCAGACACTCTGCCAATCATGCCATCGAGATCGTCTAGAAGATTCAGGGCATATTGCCCACGCCAGAGCCAGTGTCCAGTGCACCGATTGCCATGCTTCACCCGACTCGGTGGCGCTAATGGTCGATAATCCCCTTTTCGGCGGCAAGGCGCCCAGCCATACGTTCGACGTGAGCGCAGAGGCATGCGCCAACTGCCATGGCGAGACATTCCAGACAGGCGAAATGGTGTCCCTCTCAGGCACGTCTGGACGTACTGTTCCCGGCTCGGCCGTCATCTCCTCTGAAAACGAGGCCGACTGTGAAGAAGCCGAAAAGACCAGCCGGCAGACACCGATCTTTGCTGCCGTGAGTCTGGGATTGGGCATCGGCATTGGCTCTCTTCTCGGGATAATCGCTATCGTCTTTATTGGCTTCATCAATCAGGGGAGCCGTGAATCATGAGCGCCTCAAAGAACACACAGATCTCCCGGCGCGGTTTTCTGAAGCGAGTCGGGACCGGCACGGCGGCTGCCTTCGGTCTGGCCATGCTGCCTCAACAGGCTCTGTCTGGCTATGCCAGTGGTGATAGCGAGAGTCATGGTCCAACCTGGAGCCTCTTGATTGACCTGACCCGCTGCACGGGCTGCGACTCATGCGCTCTGGCCTGCAAGGCAAGCAACGAATTGCCTGATGCGGATGTGGTGCCATCGGCGCTGGATGCCGACACCTACACCTTCGTCGAAGAGCACCAGGTGACCAAGGCAGACGGCACAACTGTTACACGGTACGTGAAACGACAGTGTATGCACTGCCTGGATGCCTCATGCGTTTCCGCCTGCCCGGCGGCGGCCATGCACAATAGCGGCGAAGGCCCCGTGATCTACCGGGCCGATCGCTGTCTGGGATGTCGCTACTGCCAGGTGGCCTGCCCCTTCGAGATACCTCGTTTCGACTGGGATAACGGGCTCACGCCCAAGATCAGTAAGTGCTGGATGTGCTTCGAAGGGCTCCAGGAAGGTCAGTTGCCGGCGTGCGTCGAGGCCTGTCCAACGGGTGCTCTTCGCTTTGGACGCAGGGATGACTTGTTGGCCCAGGCCCACGCCCAGATCGCCAGCAATCCTGCGCGCTATATCGATCATGTCTATGGTGAAAACGAGGTTGGCGGCACTTCCGTGCTTTATCTCTCGGATGTGCCCTTCGAACAGCTAGGCTTCGTCGCCAACCTGCCTGATACCGCGCCGGCACAGGAAACCGAAAAAATCATGAGTAAACTTCCAACCGTCATCGCCGGCATGACCGCCTTGATGGCCGGATCTGCCTTCATTACCCATCGGAAACCTGCCGAACCGGAGGATATTGTGCCGGAAGCGCTGGTTGTGAAAGAGGAGGAGTAAAAGATGGAGCTATTGGCTTCTCCCGCGCTCTGGTTGGTTCTCGCTCTTAGTGTTGCGATTCCTGTCCTGTTCATCGTCGGTGCCCGGCGCCTTGCCTTACGCATGGTGGACCGGCCCACAGCGATGACCGCTTCCCTGCCAAAATTCCTGCCAGCGCCCCGTTTACGCGCACCTTCATTGCGATGGTTGCTGACCCGCGGACTGCTTCTCACGTTGATTGGCACTGGCCTGGGGATCATCATGCTGCGCTTTGTATATGGCCTTAGCGCAGTGACCAATCTCAGCGATCAGTTCGCCTGGGGACTGTGGATCAGCTTTGATGTCATGTGCGGCGTGGCCCTGGCGGCCGGAGCCTTTGTCATCGCAGCCACGGTGCACATCTTCCGTCTCGAACGGTTCGAACCACTGGTCCGTCCGGCTATTCTGACCGGGCTGCTGGGCTACTTGCTGGTCGTCGCCGGACTGATAGTGGATCTGGGCAGGCCGTACAACGTGTGGCGACCGCTCTTCCACTGGCAGCACCATTCGGTGCTCTGGGAGGTGGGTGTCTGCGTGGCCACCTACACGACCGTTCTTCTGATCGAGTTTTTGCCCGTGGTGCTGGAAAAGGTCAACCATTTTGAGGCTGTGACCACCCGCTTGCCTACCGTGAAGCTCACCCAGCTTCTGAAGAAGGTATCGATCGCCTTCGTGATCATGGGTGTCGTTCTCTCCACGCTGCATCAATCATCCCTTGGTTCCCTGTGGGTACTGATGCCAACCAAGGTTTCACCCTTGTGGTACTCCCTCTACCTGCCTGTTTTCTTCTGGATGTCGGCTATCGCCGTCGGTCTTGCCATGACCATCGTAGAGTCTACGCTCAGCTCCAAGGCGTTCAACCGTGGTCTGGAAACACACCTATTGGTCGACCTGGCCAAAGCCGCAGCGGTGGTACTTGCCATCTACCTCGCGGTGCGGGCTATCGATCTGGTTGTGCGAGGCGCCTGGCCTCTGATGTTTGAGCCAACGCTCCAGGCCGCCAGCTTCTGGGCAGAGATCGGTCTCGGCGTAATGCTGCCGATCGTGCTTTTCTCCATCAGGCCCTTGCGCCAACGACATGGCGTGTTGTTCCTGGGCGCTGTTCTGATCGTGGTCTTTGGCGTCGTGCTGAACAGATTCAATGTCAGCCTGATAGGCCTGCTGCCCTACACCGGACAGATCTATACCCCATCATGGATGGAACTGGTGGTCACAATGACCCTGGTGTCGCTCGGTGTAATCGCCTTCGGGCTGGCGGCCAAGTATCTGCCGGTGTTTCACGAGGAAGAACATGAGGCATCCCGGTAAAGACGTGCGACCGGCGTGAGGGTGCACAGTGGTGTACTCTGATACAATCAATTGCCCCGGCAGAGGAGCCGGGGTTTTTTGTTGGATACTGTACACTAAAGTTATGGCAACACCTACTTCACGGCACGCGCCTGCTGGTGTGCCCGTGCACCTGCTCGCTGCGAGAGCATCTCACAGGCCATTGGTATCAAAGTGGCATTGCTCTCGTGTTGGCATCCGGGCAGCCCCCCCCCCGTCCCCCCAGAGGGGGGTGATGTGAGCGGGATTCCCCCCTTTGGGGGGTTAGGGGGGCAGAACAAGATAGAAACCAGGAGTTTGTAAGCAATCATCCACGCTGCGAGAGCATCTCACAGGCCATTGGTATCAAAGTGGCATTGCTTTAATCTTTGCCGGATGAGGGGATGCCGGCCATGAAGGTATGGCCTGTGGGGGACCCGCCAGCCATCACGACTTGGGCGACGGGATGTGCCAGGTGGCAGTCAACGCACAGTTTCTCCTGCGCCGGGAAGCCATAGCCGGCGTGGGCCGAACCCAGTTTCTCCCTCTGGTGACACAGGAGGCATAACGAGTCGCTGGAGGTGGCGACGCGAGGTTTCTGACTATGCACCTCGTGACAGGCAGCACAGGAAACCCCGACCTGTCCGTGCTTGCTGTCCCGCCACTCATCCAGCGTGGTCGAGTGACAGGCGCCACAGAGTTCAGCCGAGGTTGCGATAGCCATGCTTTCTGCCGGGTGTTCCGGATGATAGGGTCCGTGACACGCCTCGCAGGTCACACCGGCCGACGAAAAACGCCCCGAAACAAGATTGTAACCGGTGGTATGACAGGGCAAACACTGGGAGGGTTCCGCTGTCTGCTTCAGTTTCACCTGGAAGGATGGATTGAAGGATGCCTGGGCGTGAGCAGTGCCGGCCCAGGCAAAAAACTGCTGATCATGACAGATGGCACACTGCTGGGGACCGGTGGCACTGGCCCAGAAATCATGGGAATCTCCAGCTTTCGCAGCCGAACGGGAGACCGCTCCGGGCGCTCCCAACAGGGAACCGATTATGGTTGTTGCAATGATTGATGTCGTGAGCCCCACCACCAGCCACTGGCAGCGATTCCGGAGGTTGGCAGGGATTCGTTTTGACATTTTTCGCCCACTTAGTGTATCACCTGCCGTTCCGCCCAGACAGGTGCGTACTGCGTGTACAGGTCACAGTTGCTGCATTCGGGGGGCATTCTTCCTTCAGCCCCCTGGCGCGCCGTCCAACAGGGAACGTCCGGCTGGTGGCCCGCGGCGCAGTCTGCCCTCATGGCCTCGCTGCAGCCCTTCAGCGACCAGCAAGGCAGACCTGCCATGACACTGATCGCGGTTGGTTGAATGGTTGGCACTGCCGTGGCGGGATAGCCGCGCGGCGACCGGGATTTCGCTTGCACTTTGACCGGCCTTTGCCGGGGCTGTTTTCCGGCCTCGGCTTCGGCCTGCCACCTGGCGTCCAGGCGCAGAAGCACGTAGCCAATGCCGATCGTGATCAGCAAAGGTACGCCAATACGCAGAACAAACAGTCCCAATATCGTCAATGCGCCGGTGAAGCCATCCATGCTGTTGCCCTTTTTTCTGATCAAGCCATAGCACACAGGTCCCGTTGACACTGCCGCTATTCTCAGCTTACCATGGGGGCGGCTCAGATTCAATCGGGTAATTTCCCCATTTTTTTTGTGGGGAGAAGGGCCGGGAAAAGAAAAAGGGCCGCTGCTTGTGTTACAGGCTGATAAACCCCTTCTCAATCGCGTACTTGACCAGTTCAACCCGGTTGTGCAGGTTGAGTTTCCGCATGATATTCTCCCGGTGCCGATCCACGGTTTTTACGCTGATCACCAGTTCCTTGGCGATCTCCTTATTGGACTTTCCTTCGGCGATCAGGGTAAGCACTTCTCGCTCGCGAGGGGTGAGTACCTCCTTGGTGGCCGATGTCGCCTCAGCCCGTTGCAGAAACTCGTTGACCAGTAGCTTGGCCAGCGATGGATAGATAAAAACATCACCCTGATTGGCGACCCGAATGGCAGCCACCAGATCGTCAGGCGCAGCACGCTTGGGCACGTAGCCCGATGCCCCGGCATTGAGCATTTCAAAAAAGTATTGTTCGTCCTCATGCATGGTCAGCGCCAATACGGCTACATCAGGAGCCTTTGCTTTGATCCGGCGCGTTGCCTCGATACCACTCATGCCCGGCATCGCTACATCCATGAGTATCACATCTGGCTCCAACGCTTCGAGGGCCAAAATGGCTTCTTCGCCACTGCCGGCTTCCCCCACAATCTCGAAATCGTTTTCAGCCAGGAATAACATGCGTAATCCAGCTCGTACAATGTCGTGGTCATCAACCAGCAGAAGCTTGATCTTCGACATCAGTTGTCGCTACCTCCTGTCCAAGTAAGGGAATGCTCACCCATATTCGAGTGCCGGCGTCGGGCTCCGAATCAATGGCACACTCGCCGCCCAATAGTGCGGACCGTTCCTGGATTCCCATCAATCCCCAACCCGAGTAGGGAACCTGGCCTGTCGACAGCAGGCCCACATCAAATCCCTTGCCATCGTCCTCGACGATCAGGCAGACCAGAGTCGGCACAAAACGCAGAACCACCGTGATACTGGAGGCAGCGGCGTGTTTGGCAACGTTGGTCAAGGCTTCCTGGAAGATCCGGAACAGCACGGTCTCGTATTCCGATGGCAGTCGAACCGGTGTGCCCTCGACAATAAACTCAACCGGCGTGTCCAGGCGTTTCTCGAACGCCTCGGTATACCAGCTGATCGCCGGTGCCAGACCCATGTCGTCAAGCAATGGGGGGCGCAGGTCGGCGATGATCTGTCGCAGTTCGCCCAACGCATCGGTGCTGAAGGATTTTATTTCACGCACCTGGCTGACCAATTGGCCCCCTGCCTTGCCATCGGTTTCCAGCAGGGTTTCCACACCACGCAGGCCGAGGGCAATAGCCGTCAGTGACTGGGCAGTGGCATCGTGAAGTTCACGGGCAATGCGCTTTCTTTCGGCTTCCTGGGCGCCCACTACCTGATGCAACAATTCACCAAGAGTCTGCTCCCGATCCTGAGCATCGCTGTATAGCCGGGCATTCTCTATGGAAAGTCCCAACTGCCGTGTCACACCCAAAATCAGTTGCAGTTCATCGAGCGCCAGGTCGTGATACCCCTCGGCCCCAGCCTGTACCAGAACTATGCTGCCGATGACCTGTTCCCGCACGAACAAAGGCAAACTGATCATCGTCACCGGGCTGGCATAGAGATGGCACTCGGGTTCGGTCAACGCCTGTTCAAATGAGACTTCCAACACCTCGCCATCCAGGTGTTCGCATAATACAAGCTTCTGGGTTGCACATTTTTCACCCAAGTCCCGAGCTCGCTCCAGCCGGGCAGAGCAGTCTGCCGAGGCGCAGCAACACTCTGCCTGCACTTCGAAGTCGCCCGTGCGCCGGTTGATCAGCAAGATCAAGCCCGCCTCAGGAAAATCAAGGCTACGCACGAGCCGCTGTAGAGCAGCCTGCTGGCGAGCCTGCATCTCCATTTGGCTCGCCAGCAGGTTGGAAAGCTCCAGCATCAGGGCGAGTTCACGCGCGGTATTTCGCAACTCGGCATTGAGGCGTTCCCTCTCCTGGCCGGTCTGTTGCGCAGCTACCAGCGCCTCCGACTGTGCCTCTACCCTTGCCTCGTTCGCGTATTCCAGTCGCCGCTGGCTCTCGACCTCAAAAGCATTCAACGTGCGTACCATGAAAAAGGCCAGAATGCCAGCCATGACCCCGCGAAAAAGCTGGATCGGGACGCCAAACCAATCAAGAAAGAGGGCGCTGTTGATGACCGACGATGGGAAAAGCACTGTCTCCCGGACAAAAAGCTGACCGACCACACCGTAGAGCAGCAGGGCCGTCGCGGCCCAAACCAGATCGCGGCCAAACTGGGGTATACCATGTTCGCGAAAAGTCCGCTGCTGAGCCATTAATGCCCACGCACCCAGAAGAGCGGCAGGAATCCCCAAACTGTAACGAGCCAGAACATCGGCGATACCAACCGCGTCATCCGAGGATAACTGCAACGTCAGGGTCACCACCACCGTTCCTGCTGCCCAGATGCCAAACACAATCAGCAGAGGAAACAGCAGCCGGCCTCCTGTCGTCTGCCCTGGCCGCAGAAGTCGCATGCCGAATGCTAATAGCATCAGAAACGAGACCACGAGAAAGGCCAGGCGGATGACTTCATGCAGCACGGTGGGTGCATACCCGGAGGTCAATGCCGCCACCAGTTGGAACATCACGATCCATTC includes the following:
- the hybB gene encoding Ni/Fe-hydrogenase cytochrome b subunit, which translates into the protein MELLASPALWLVLALSVAIPVLFIVGARRLALRMVDRPTAMTASLPKFLPAPRLRAPSLRWLLTRGLLLTLIGTGLGIIMLRFVYGLSAVTNLSDQFAWGLWISFDVMCGVALAAGAFVIAATVHIFRLERFEPLVRPAILTGLLGYLLVVAGLIVDLGRPYNVWRPLFHWQHHSVLWEVGVCVATYTTVLLIEFLPVVLEKVNHFEAVTTRLPTVKLTQLLKKVSIAFVIMGVVLSTLHQSSLGSLWVLMPTKVSPLWYSLYLPVFFWMSAIAVGLAMTIVESTLSSKAFNRGLETHLLVDLAKAAAVVLAIYLAVRAIDLVVRGAWPLMFEPTLQAASFWAEIGLGVMLPIVLFSIRPLRQRHGVLFLGAVLIVVFGVVLNRFNVSLIGLLPYTGQIYTPSWMELVVTMTLVSLGVIAFGLAAKYLPVFHEEEHEASR
- a CDS encoding multiheme c-type cytochrome, which produces MSKRIPANLRNRCQWLVVGLTTSIIATTIIGSLLGAPGAVSRSAAKAGDSHDFWASATGPQQCAICHDQQFFAWAGTAHAQASFNPSFQVKLKQTAEPSQCLPCHTTGYNLVSGRFSSAGVTCEACHGPYHPEHPAESMAIATSAELCGACHSTTLDEWRDSKHGQVGVSCAACHEVHSQKPRVATSSDSLCLLCHQREKLGSAHAGYGFPAQEKLCVDCHLAHPVAQVVMAGGSPTGHTFMAGIPSSGKD
- a CDS encoding 4Fe-4S dicluster domain-containing protein gives rise to the protein MSASKNTQISRRGFLKRVGTGTAAAFGLAMLPQQALSGYASGDSESHGPTWSLLIDLTRCTGCDSCALACKASNELPDADVVPSALDADTYTFVEEHQVTKADGTTVTRYVKRQCMHCLDASCVSACPAAAMHNSGEGPVIYRADRCLGCRYCQVACPFEIPRFDWDNGLTPKISKCWMCFEGLQEGQLPACVEACPTGALRFGRRDDLLAQAHAQIASNPARYIDHVYGENEVGGTSVLYLSDVPFEQLGFVANLPDTAPAQETEKIMSKLPTVIAGMTALMAGSAFITHRKPAEPEDIVPEALVVKEEE
- a CDS encoding GAF domain-containing sensor histidine kinase; the protein is MNPISAFLVRYGVLIYFFYGLAFFAMGLALALASRRRSEFRFAQAIVPLAAFGILHGVHEWIVMFQLVAALTSGYAPTVLHEVIRLAFLVVSFLMLLAFGMRLLRPGQTTGGRLLFPLLIVFGIWAAGTVVVTLTLQLSSDDAVGIADVLARYSLGIPAALLGAWALMAQQRTFREHGIPQFGRDLVWAATALLLYGVVGQLFVRETVLFPSSVINSALFLDWFGVPIQLFRGVMAGILAFFMVRTLNAFEVESQRRLEYANEARVEAQSEALVAAQQTGQERERLNAELRNTARELALMLELSNLLASQMEMQARQQAALQRLVRSLDFPEAGLILLINRRTGDFEVQAECCCASADCSARLERARDLGEKCATQKLVLCEHLDGEVLEVSFEQALTEPECHLYASPVTMISLPLFVREQVIGSIVLVQAGAEGYHDLALDELQLILGVTRQLGLSIENARLYSDAQDREQTLGELLHQVVGAQEAERKRIARELHDATAQSLTAIALGLRGVETLLETDGKAGGQLVSQVREIKSFSTDALGELRQIIADLRPPLLDDMGLAPAISWYTEAFEKRLDTPVEFIVEGTPVRLPSEYETVLFRIFQEALTNVAKHAAASSITVVLRFVPTLVCLIVEDDGKGFDVGLLSTGQVPYSGWGLMGIQERSALLGGECAIDSEPDAGTRIWVSIPLLGQEVATTDVEDQASAG
- a CDS encoding response regulator transcription factor gives rise to the protein MSKIKLLLVDDHDIVRAGLRMLFLAENDFEIVGEAGSGEEAILALEALEPDVILMDVAMPGMSGIEATRRIKAKAPDVAVLALTMHEDEQYFFEMLNAGASGYVPKRAAPDDLVAAIRVANQGDVFIYPSLAKLLVNEFLQRAEATSATKEVLTPREREVLTLIAEGKSNKEIAKELVISVKTVDRHRENIMRKLNLHNRVELVKYAIEKGFISL
- a CDS encoding multiheme c-type cytochrome, with translation MLGFSLHHRMRSRQMLLACGLTLFLLVLLPVSGLAYQSEPEYSGPEKCALCHMAETRSWENSPHAGALSSIEDVHELACGEAGSTVDCQCMTCHTTNFDPDLHTYASGGVTCEACHGAYVDDHPENGVMQLQVDSAVCSNCHIETHKEWQETAHGNANVQCIGCHQVHSQDLRLTDQTLCQSCHRDRLEDSGHIAHARASVQCTDCHASPDSVALMVDNPLFGGKAPSHTFDVSAEACANCHGETFQTGEMVSLSGTSGRTVPGSAVISSENEADCEEAEKTSRQTPIFAAVSLGLGIGIGSLLGIIAIVFIGFINQGSRES